A stretch of Ligilactobacillus faecis DNA encodes these proteins:
- a CDS encoding Fur family transcriptional regulator, which translates to MRELTQIEDKLHARGFKLTPQRRATIKTLVTHKEEHLSAEEIYSLLHEAHPEVGLATVYRTLDILAEIQIVNKITFEDGIARFDLKTEDKGHFHHHLVCECCGSVNEIHEDMLLDVEQRIKRQYHFEVRDHRLTFLGTCQDCLRKKRLEQLGQSDERK; encoded by the coding sequence TTGCGTGAATTGACACAGATCGAAGATAAATTACATGCGCGAGGCTTTAAACTTACACCGCAACGAAGAGCAACGATCAAAACTTTAGTTACGCATAAAGAAGAGCATCTTTCAGCAGAAGAGATCTATTCGCTACTACATGAGGCACACCCCGAAGTAGGCTTAGCAACTGTTTATCGGACTCTTGATATCTTGGCTGAGATCCAGATCGTCAATAAGATCACTTTTGAGGACGGGATCGCTCGCTTTGATCTAAAAACTGAAGATAAAGGACATTTTCATCATCATTTAGTTTGTGAATGCTGCGGAAGTGTAAATGAGATCCATGAAGACATGTTGCTTGATGTTGAACAACGGATCAAACGCCAATATCATTTTGAAGTTCGGGATCATCGTTTGACGTTTTTAGGCACATGTCAAGATTGTCTGCGCAAGAAACGTTTAGAACAGTTAGGACAAAGCGATGAACGGAAATAG